A window of Parasynechococcus marenigrum WH 8102 contains these coding sequences:
- a CDS encoding RibD family protein produces MQGERPTVRLVLAISLDGRLAPAEGGAAQLGGDGDRIALEQALAWADACLIGAGTLRAHQCTCLIRNQTLVDQRLAAGRPAQPAAVVASRSGNVSSSWRFFQQPLQRWLLAPAPMEWGFERWFPLAESWTEQLVGLGSAGIQRLVLLGGAHLAADLLAGDCVDELQLTVVPRVLGGGNTWLPTTSPGLPYALSQAEAWRAVGAEPLGSGEWLLRYRRLRESAE; encoded by the coding sequence TTGCAGGGTGAGCGCCCCACGGTTCGGTTGGTGCTGGCCATCAGCCTTGATGGCCGGCTTGCACCGGCAGAGGGCGGTGCCGCACAGCTTGGTGGAGATGGTGATCGAATCGCCTTGGAGCAGGCCTTGGCCTGGGCTGATGCCTGTCTGATCGGTGCGGGCACTCTGCGGGCCCATCAATGCACCTGCCTGATCCGCAACCAGACCCTTGTCGACCAACGCTTAGCCGCTGGCCGTCCTGCTCAGCCTGCTGCAGTTGTGGCCAGCCGCTCTGGCAACGTTTCATCGTCCTGGCGGTTTTTTCAGCAGCCGTTGCAGCGATGGCTGCTGGCGCCGGCACCGATGGAGTGGGGATTTGAGCGATGGTTTCCTCTAGCCGAGTCCTGGACCGAGCAGCTGGTGGGTCTGGGATCCGCAGGAATTCAGCGGCTTGTGCTGCTTGGTGGGGCTCATCTGGCGGCTGATCTGCTGGCGGGTGACTGTGTTGATGAGCTGCAGCTCACTGTTGTTCCACGGGTGTTGGGCGGGGGCAATACCTGGTTGCCAACAACATCTCCAGGGCTGCCATACGCTCTTTCACAAGCGGAGGCCTGGCGTGCTGTGGGGGCAGAACCCCTGGGCAGCGGAGAGTGGTTGCTGCGCTACCGAAGGCTGCGGGAGAGCGCGGAGTGA
- a CDS encoding 6-carboxytetrahydropterin synthase → MTEMKSPPRHGQGRGCVITRRACFSASHRYWLPELSADDNAARFGPCAIAPGHGHNYELIVSMAGGLDADGMVLNLSEVKHAIRQEVTGQLDFRFLNEAWPEFDVSGPSGCLPTTEALVRVIWQRLSPHLPITALRLYEQPGLWADYLGHPMDAFLTIRTHFAAAHRLARPELSQEENEAIYGKCARPHGHGHNYLVDVTVRGAIDPRTGMVCDLSALQRLVDDLVVEPFDHTFLNKDVAFFAECVPTAENIALHIADRLSTPVKAIGAHLHKIRLQESPNNAAEVYAETPQLDRMPAALESVAAV, encoded by the coding sequence ATGACTGAAATGAAGTCACCACCACGCCACGGCCAGGGTCGCGGCTGTGTGATCACACGGCGGGCCTGTTTCAGTGCCAGTCATCGTTATTGGCTGCCTGAGCTGTCCGCTGACGACAACGCGGCTCGCTTCGGGCCCTGTGCCATCGCCCCTGGCCATGGCCACAACTACGAGCTGATCGTGTCCATGGCCGGCGGCCTCGATGCCGATGGGATGGTGCTCAACCTTTCAGAGGTGAAGCACGCCATCCGCCAGGAAGTAACGGGTCAGCTGGACTTCCGCTTCCTCAACGAGGCCTGGCCGGAATTCGATGTGTCTGGCCCCTCTGGCTGTCTGCCCACCACCGAAGCCCTGGTGCGGGTGATCTGGCAGCGCCTCAGCCCGCATCTGCCGATCACGGCATTGCGCCTCTACGAACAACCGGGCCTTTGGGCCGACTACCTCGGACATCCCATGGACGCCTTCCTCACCATCCGCACCCATTTCGCCGCTGCTCACCGACTGGCCCGCCCAGAACTGAGTCAGGAGGAGAACGAAGCCATCTACGGCAAGTGCGCCAGGCCCCATGGACATGGTCACAACTACCTCGTGGATGTGACCGTGCGTGGTGCAATCGATCCCCGCACGGGCATGGTTTGCGATCTTTCCGCCTTGCAGCGTCTGGTGGACGATCTGGTGGTGGAGCCCTTCGATCACACCTTCCTCAACAAGGACGTTGCCTTTTTTGCCGAATGTGTACCGACGGCCGAGAACATCGCCCTCCACATCGCAGATCGGCTGAGCACACCGGTGAAGGCGATTGGAGCCCATCTACACAAGATCCGCTTGCAGGAAAGCCCCAACAACGCCGCTGAGGTCTATGCCGAGACCCCTCAGTTGGATCGCATGCCGGCTGCTTTGGAATCAGTCGCCGCGGTCTGA
- a CDS encoding shikimate kinase produces MSDATLSLKQRLGGRSLYLVGMMGSGKTSTGRPLAEQLGYGFVDADAVIEQAAGCSIPEIFERDGEAGFRALESQVLNAIGQRHSLVVATGGGVVTQQENWGLLHSGIVVWLDVVPEQLMQRLRADSTVRPLLQTEDPDAALNALLNQRRPLYAEADLTVVINQETPLAVADGILQLLPSLLKDPTQRRTD; encoded by the coding sequence ATGTCGGACGCAACTCTCTCCTTGAAGCAGCGCCTGGGCGGCCGCAGCCTGTACCTGGTGGGAATGATGGGCAGCGGTAAAACCAGCACCGGTCGCCCCCTGGCGGAACAACTGGGTTACGGCTTTGTGGATGCCGATGCCGTGATCGAGCAGGCCGCAGGCTGCAGCATTCCTGAGATTTTTGAGCGGGACGGTGAAGCAGGATTCCGGGCCCTGGAAAGCCAGGTGCTCAACGCCATCGGCCAACGTCACTCCCTAGTGGTGGCCACCGGCGGCGGTGTGGTGACGCAACAGGAGAACTGGGGGCTACTGCACAGCGGCATCGTGGTCTGGCTGGATGTGGTGCCAGAGCAGCTCATGCAACGCCTCAGAGCGGACAGCACGGTGCGGCCACTGCTCCAAACCGAAGATCCAGACGCTGCGCTCAACGCGCTGCTCAACCAACGCAGGCCCCTTTATGCCGAGGCCGATCTCACGGTGGTGATTAATCAAGAAACACCCCTCGCCGTCGCCGACGGGATCCTGCAACTTCTGCCAAGCCTGCTGAAGGATCCAACCCAGCGCCGAACCGACTGA
- a CDS encoding chlororespiratory reduction protein 7 gives MSDPLIRALDDYVVLEPGKPEQLLSAADTLTWLSGWLRSLDQLPADLAGQPDLDAAAQRLIDTACDLEISPGITLQWFAVRLEPPTA, from the coding sequence ATGTCTGATCCCCTGATCCGTGCCCTTGATGACTACGTGGTGCTGGAGCCCGGCAAGCCGGAACAGCTGCTCAGCGCAGCCGACACGTTGACATGGCTGAGCGGTTGGTTGCGGAGCCTGGATCAGTTGCCGGCCGATCTGGCGGGTCAACCCGATCTTGATGCAGCTGCTCAGCGGTTGATCGATACCGCCTGTGATCTGGAGATCAGCCCTGGGATCACTTTGCAGTGGTTTGCGGTGCGGTTGGAGCCGCCAACGGCTTGA
- a CDS encoding DUF6816 family protein: MERRVWMLLIGLTILLSGGPAWAESSLEQRLNSWPDWSLPAPLPRPSNRDDLIYPDWFEGLWQVESIDLDAPGDSPLLHQARFETDRRGRLVGDRSFNATAIGRALLGDQLLRVEDDPDSANRQIARLKGDLYLETTVTGRRQDSPTTDTFLSDELVLQILHTPGAPRLSRIETLSRYSRCDDDICAEQWQGRYASPGESLRDQAIAHHHYRLRFTLLPGSAPSI; the protein is encoded by the coding sequence ATGGAACGGCGCGTGTGGATGCTGCTGATCGGCCTCACCATCCTGCTCAGTGGCGGCCCCGCCTGGGCAGAAAGCAGCCTGGAACAGCGGTTGAACAGCTGGCCCGACTGGAGCCTGCCGGCACCATTGCCGCGGCCCTCGAATCGGGACGATCTGATCTATCCCGACTGGTTTGAAGGGCTCTGGCAGGTGGAGAGCATCGATCTTGATGCCCCAGGCGATTCACCGCTGCTGCACCAGGCACGGTTCGAAACGGATCGCCGCGGCCGGCTCGTTGGCGATCGCAGCTTCAATGCCACCGCCATCGGCCGCGCCCTGCTCGGCGACCAATTGCTGCGGGTGGAGGACGACCCCGATTCCGCCAACCGTCAGATCGCCCGACTCAAAGGAGATCTTTACCTCGAAACCACGGTGACGGGCCGCCGCCAGGACTCCCCGACGACTGACACCTTCCTGTCCGATGAACTGGTGCTGCAGATCCTGCACACCCCCGGAGCACCCCGACTCAGCCGGATCGAAACCCTCAGCCGCTACAGCCGCTGCGATGACGACATCTGCGCCGAGCAATGGCAGGGGCGCTACGCCTCCCCCGGCGAAAGCCTGCGGGATCAGGCCATCGCCCATCACCACTACCGCCTGCGTTTCACACTTCTTCCAGGGTCCGCTCCATCAATTTGA
- a CDS encoding glutathione S-transferase family protein, with protein MLELHQFSHSAFCLKVRMVLQAKGLSFRTVEVTPGIGQVAVFRLSGQRQVPVLVDGDQVIADSSAVARHLEQREADPALIPADPRQAAQMHLIEDWADTTLAMAGRTALVQAAALDPELRVALLPDDLPDPVRSVMGAIPGGWVNNVTELVNQGERADLLASLDQLAASVEVSPWLVGESMTLADIAVAAQLSLLRFPSSAGAALAGKGVPGLSDHPKLQPLFQWRDQIELKLMERTLEEV; from the coding sequence ATGCTGGAGCTCCATCAATTCAGCCACTCCGCCTTCTGCCTAAAGGTGCGGATGGTGCTGCAGGCCAAAGGGCTCAGCTTCCGCACCGTGGAGGTGACGCCGGGCATCGGTCAGGTGGCGGTGTTCCGCCTTTCGGGACAACGGCAGGTGCCGGTGCTCGTTGATGGCGACCAGGTGATTGCCGATTCTTCTGCAGTTGCCCGTCATCTGGAACAGCGCGAAGCCGATCCGGCGCTGATTCCTGCCGATCCGCGTCAGGCGGCTCAGATGCATCTGATCGAAGACTGGGCTGACACCACCCTGGCCATGGCCGGTCGCACGGCCCTGGTGCAGGCGGCGGCGCTGGATCCAGAGCTGCGGGTGGCGCTGCTTCCCGATGACCTGCCCGACCCCGTGCGGTCGGTGATGGGAGCCATCCCCGGCGGCTGGGTGAACAACGTCACCGAACTGGTGAACCAAGGGGAGCGTGCTGATCTGCTGGCGAGCCTGGACCAGTTGGCGGCCTCGGTTGAGGTGTCCCCCTGGCTGGTGGGCGAAAGCATGACCCTGGCAGATATCGCTGTGGCTGCTCAGCTGTCGTTGCTGCGCTTCCCCTCATCCGCCGGTGCGGCTCTTGCTGGCAAGGGGGTTCCGGGCCTGAGCGATCACCCCAAGCTGCAGCCGCTGTTCCAGTGGCGTGATCAGATCGAACTCAAATTGATGGAGCGGACCCTGGAAGAAGTGTGA
- a CDS encoding DUF751 family protein, protein MREFFLNVTRYPRYLVAFTLGVMNSVAEPLARRRSNPVTAVALIGALISGFISLSLVLRAMVTSAPMA, encoded by the coding sequence ATGCGGGAGTTCTTCCTCAACGTCACCCGCTACCCCCGCTATCTGGTGGCGTTCACCCTGGGCGTGATGAATTCCGTAGCGGAGCCCCTGGCCCGGCGGCGCAGCAATCCCGTCACCGCCGTGGCCTTGATCGGTGCCCTGATCAGCGGTTTCATCAGCCTGAGCCTGGTGCTGCGTGCCATGGTGACCTCAGCACCGATGGCGTGA
- the rbfA gene encoding 30S ribosome-binding factor RbfA, translating into MAQGRRVERVAALIRKETSELLINGIRDERVHQGMVSITNVEVSGDLQHCKIFVSIFGDEASQLQVMEGLQAASGYLKGELGRRLQMRRAPDVVFQLDRGIERGTSVLGLLNKLEDERKERGEIPAGSDELPAE; encoded by the coding sequence ATGGCACAGGGGCGTCGAGTCGAGCGGGTGGCGGCCCTGATCCGCAAGGAAACCAGTGAACTGCTGATCAATGGCATCCGCGATGAACGGGTGCATCAGGGGATGGTCAGCATCACCAACGTGGAGGTCTCCGGAGATCTGCAGCACTGCAAGATCTTCGTGAGCATCTTTGGCGATGAGGCCAGCCAACTACAGGTGATGGAAGGGTTGCAGGCCGCCAGCGGCTACCTGAAGGGAGAACTCGGCCGGCGGCTGCAGATGCGTCGCGCACCGGATGTGGTGTTCCAGCTGGACCGCGGCATCGAGAGGGGCACCTCGGTGCTGGGTCTGCTCAACAAACTCGAGGACGAGCGCAAGGAGCGAGGGGAGATTCCGGCGGGAAGCGATGAGCTGCCAGCCGAGTGA
- a CDS encoding glycoside hydrolase family 3 N-terminal domain-containing protein translates to MSCQPSDPLQRQVAELLVVRASGHLDDQHRRYPQWELSNGDLQRLLNAGVGGVILLGGSAVELQQRTRKLQSWSDQQLLLCADVEEGVGQRFDGASWLVPPLALGRLHQIDPEQAITLAERYGYCTADQARRCGLNWVLGPVCDVNNNPANPVINVRAWGEEPTTAGALAAAFQRGLARGGVLGCAKHFPGHGDTASDSHLNLPVLPHSRERLEQVEFPPFRAAIAAGVDSVMTAHLLLPQLDPQQPATLSSVVLSDLLRGALGFNGLVVTDALVMEAITARHGPADAAVLAFEAGADLILMPADADAAISGISQAIAQGRIPIQRLHAALRRRREALARVQPSSPGLPLPTPAERELEQRLVTASLEQSFTAPIPPGEGINLIRIDAAWPCPALNGAAPALHLPQQHGFRSVVIHGQGVSPWQDDPEAPLALERLGDGPVLLQLFLRGNPFRGERDRQEPWRAAVQQLQRLDRLAGLIVYGSPYLWSELRSVLAPSIAAAFSPGQMPEAQRQLLSSLLQHPSDSLQSRDFTD, encoded by the coding sequence ATGAGCTGCCAGCCGAGTGATCCTCTGCAGCGGCAGGTGGCAGAGCTGCTGGTGGTGCGCGCCAGTGGCCACCTCGATGATCAACATCGTCGTTATCCCCAGTGGGAGCTCAGCAATGGCGATCTGCAACGGCTGCTGAACGCCGGAGTTGGCGGGGTGATCCTGTTGGGGGGCAGCGCTGTGGAACTGCAGCAGCGCACCCGGAAACTCCAAAGCTGGAGTGATCAGCAGCTGCTGCTTTGCGCTGATGTGGAGGAAGGCGTCGGTCAGCGATTTGATGGCGCCAGCTGGCTGGTGCCACCCCTGGCCCTAGGGCGATTGCACCAGATCGACCCAGAACAAGCCATCACCCTGGCGGAACGCTACGGCTACTGCACCGCAGACCAGGCCAGGCGCTGCGGCTTGAACTGGGTGCTCGGCCCGGTCTGCGACGTCAACAACAACCCGGCCAACCCGGTGATCAACGTGCGGGCCTGGGGTGAGGAGCCCACCACCGCCGGCGCCTTGGCCGCTGCCTTCCAACGGGGCCTGGCCCGTGGCGGCGTGTTGGGCTGCGCCAAGCACTTCCCTGGCCATGGCGACACCGCCAGCGATTCCCACCTAAACCTGCCCGTGCTGCCCCACTCCCGTGAACGGTTGGAGCAGGTGGAATTCCCGCCCTTCCGCGCAGCCATCGCCGCCGGCGTCGACAGCGTGATGACCGCTCACCTGCTGCTGCCGCAGCTTGATCCCCAGCAGCCCGCTACTTTGTCAAGCGTCGTGTTGAGCGATCTGCTTCGGGGAGCGTTGGGCTTCAACGGCCTGGTGGTGACGGACGCCCTGGTGATGGAAGCCATCACAGCCCGCCATGGCCCTGCGGATGCTGCCGTGCTGGCCTTTGAGGCCGGCGCTGATCTGATCCTGATGCCCGCCGATGCCGATGCCGCCATCTCCGGCATCAGTCAGGCCATCGCCCAGGGACGCATTCCCATCCAACGGCTGCATGCCGCCCTCAGGCGGCGGCGCGAGGCGCTGGCCCGGGTGCAGCCGTCATCGCCTGGGCTTCCCTTACCCACCCCAGCGGAACGGGAGCTGGAACAGCGCTTGGTGACCGCCAGCCTGGAACAGTCATTCACCGCTCCCATTCCTCCAGGCGAAGGCATCAACCTGATCCGAATCGATGCCGCCTGGCCCTGCCCAGCTTTGAACGGTGCAGCCCCAGCGCTGCATTTGCCGCAACAGCATGGATTTCGCAGCGTTGTGATTCACGGCCAGGGGGTCTCCCCCTGGCAGGACGACCCAGAGGCCCCCTTGGCGCTGGAGCGATTGGGCGATGGCCCGGTGTTGCTGCAGCTGTTTCTGCGGGGGAATCCCTTCCGCGGTGAACGCGACCGGCAGGAACCCTGGCGCGCTGCAGTGCAACAGCTGCAGCGGCTGGATCGGCTGGCCGGCCTGATCGTGTACGGCAGTCCTTATCTCTGGAGTGAGTTGCGCTCTGTGTTGGCCCCCTCGATCGCGGCAGCCTTCAGCCCAGGGCAGATGCCAGAGGCCCAGCGCCAGCTGCTCAGCAGCCTGCTGCAACACCCGTCAGACAGCCTCCAGAGCCGCGACTTCACCGACTGA
- a CDS encoding glycosyltransferase, with product MLSFSMIVRNEEARLAGCLASVRDLADEMVVVDTGSTDATIAVAEAAGARVEQVEWPGDFAPARNTALTFLNGDWVLVLDADEQLRPEVIPSLKALMAQPDVLVINLLRYEVGAAMAPYSSVSRLFRRHPAIRWSRPYHSMIDDSVGELLASEPQWRIADCSEPAILHDGYRPELLAGTDKAERLRQAMQSELDRHPGDPYASAKLGGLMISEGQHDQAIPLLRRGLDQATGDSTERYELLLHLGLALSPSDPIGAVACYRQALEIPLDARISLGARLNLAARLMEQGELDEAIALTQTATQRAPEVALGWYNLGLMLRRRGDIAAALEAYSRAVELDPNNAACHQNRAVALLLGGDIEGSRAAFRTAITLLETQGRPVDAQALRTKAQGIVKLDLEPIA from the coding sequence ATGCTCAGTTTCTCGATGATTGTGCGCAACGAGGAGGCGCGGCTGGCGGGCTGCCTGGCCTCCGTGAGGGATCTTGCCGACGAGATGGTGGTGGTGGACACCGGATCCACCGACGCGACGATCGCTGTGGCTGAAGCGGCCGGCGCTCGGGTGGAACAGGTGGAGTGGCCAGGTGATTTCGCTCCCGCCCGCAACACCGCCCTCACCTTCCTCAACGGCGACTGGGTCCTGGTGCTGGATGCCGATGAACAGCTGCGACCGGAGGTCATCCCCAGCCTCAAGGCCCTGATGGCACAACCCGATGTGCTGGTGATCAACCTGCTGCGTTACGAGGTGGGAGCCGCCATGGCGCCCTACTCCAGCGTCAGCCGTCTGTTCCGCCGCCATCCCGCCATCCGCTGGAGCCGGCCATATCACTCGATGATCGACGACAGCGTTGGGGAGCTGCTGGCCAGCGAACCCCAATGGCGCATCGCTGACTGCAGCGAACCAGCCATCCTTCACGACGGCTACCGGCCGGAACTTCTCGCCGGTACCGATAAAGCCGAGCGTTTGCGCCAGGCCATGCAGAGCGAATTGGACCGCCATCCCGGGGACCCCTACGCCAGCGCCAAGCTCGGCGGCCTGATGATCAGTGAAGGGCAGCACGACCAGGCGATCCCACTCCTGCGCCGCGGCCTGGATCAAGCCACAGGCGACAGCACGGAACGCTACGAGTTGCTGCTGCACCTCGGTTTGGCCCTCAGCCCCAGCGATCCAATCGGTGCCGTGGCCTGTTACCGGCAGGCTCTGGAGATTCCCCTCGATGCCCGGATCAGCCTCGGGGCACGCCTCAACCTGGCGGCCCGGTTGATGGAACAAGGGGAACTCGATGAAGCCATTGCCCTGACCCAGACCGCCACCCAACGGGCCCCGGAAGTGGCGTTGGGTTGGTACAACCTGGGTTTGATGCTGCGCCGCCGCGGCGACATCGCGGCGGCCCTTGAGGCCTACAGCCGCGCTGTGGAGCTCGACCCCAACAACGCCGCCTGCCATCAGAACCGTGCTGTTGCCCTGCTGCTGGGGGGCGACATCGAAGGCTCCCGAGCGGCCTTCCGCACCGCCATCACCCTGCTGGAGACCCAGGGGCGACCAGTCGACGCCCAGGCCTTGCGCACCAAGGCCCAGGGCATCGTCAAGCTGGACCTGGAGCCCATCGCTTGA
- a CDS encoding uroporphyrinogen-III synthase, whose translation MSQPLQNCTVVVTRAADQLGEARRLLETQGAQVLDLPALVIGPPDDWGPLDDALSELEDFHWLVVSSANGVQAVEQRLQRLGRSLLRRPANLRIAAVGRKTARALEDLGATADFVPPSFVADSLIDHFPVSGYGLRMLLPRVQSGGRTVLAEAFGEAGVRVVEVAAYESRCPDAMPERTAEALEAGTVDAILFSSGKTAAHTAQLLLQRFGPGWEQRLETLKLVSIGPQTSRSCREWFGRIDAEADPHDLEGLVSACRSLLR comes from the coding sequence TTGAGCCAGCCTCTGCAGAACTGCACGGTGGTGGTGACCCGCGCCGCCGACCAACTGGGGGAAGCCAGGCGACTGTTGGAAACCCAAGGCGCACAGGTGCTCGACCTCCCCGCCTTGGTGATCGGCCCTCCCGACGACTGGGGACCGCTGGATGATGCCCTCTCAGAGCTGGAGGACTTCCACTGGCTGGTGGTGTCGAGCGCCAATGGCGTGCAGGCGGTGGAGCAGCGGTTGCAACGCCTCGGCCGCAGCCTGCTGCGGCGTCCCGCCAACCTGCGCATCGCCGCTGTGGGTCGCAAAACCGCCAGAGCCCTGGAAGACCTTGGCGCCACAGCCGATTTCGTGCCGCCAAGCTTCGTCGCCGACAGCCTGATCGACCACTTTCCCGTCTCCGGCTATGGCCTGAGGATGCTTCTGCCACGGGTGCAGAGCGGCGGCAGAACCGTGCTGGCGGAAGCCTTCGGGGAAGCTGGGGTGAGGGTGGTGGAGGTGGCGGCCTACGAGTCCCGCTGTCCCGACGCCATGCCCGAGCGCACCGCCGAAGCCCTTGAGGCTGGAACGGTGGACGCCATTTTGTTCAGCAGCGGTAAGACGGCCGCCCACACGGCACAACTGCTGCTGCAGCGCTTCGGTCCTGGCTGGGAGCAACGGCTGGAGACTCTGAAATTGGTGTCCATCGGCCCCCAAACCAGCCGCAGCTGCCGCGAATGGTTCGGCCGCATCGATGCGGAAGCTGACCCCCATGACCTGGAGGGCCTGGTGAGCGCTTGTCGCTCGCTACTGCGCTGA
- a CDS encoding pilus assembly protein PilP gives MTVSGIWWRRGAKQALNTCLLVGLLALAACSGDNPPAATITPPNVPAPEVEPEVPLITAAPDLGLIPLPSVQQVREASPAGRPDPFQPLPGLPGDGTAPDADGAIDPSSGLTLTGVMLVGQQRRALVQSPSGSAVLCIGADGRCTADDLPVLPETWSVLGIDVQRGCLQLAQDREPREEICLS, from the coding sequence TTGACCGTTTCCGGGATCTGGTGGAGAAGGGGGGCTAAACAAGCCCTGAACACGTGCCTGCTGGTGGGATTGCTGGCCCTTGCTGCCTGCAGCGGCGACAACCCTCCGGCGGCAACGATCACGCCGCCCAACGTGCCGGCCCCAGAGGTGGAGCCAGAGGTTCCGCTCATAACCGCAGCTCCGGATCTGGGCCTCATCCCTCTGCCGTCTGTTCAGCAGGTCCGTGAGGCGTCACCGGCTGGCCGCCCGGATCCGTTTCAACCGTTGCCAGGGCTACCCGGAGATGGCACTGCACCTGATGCCGATGGAGCCATCGACCCCTCCTCCGGTCTGACGTTGACCGGCGTGATGCTGGTGGGTCAGCAGCGCCGTGCTCTGGTTCAGTCTCCCTCCGGAAGTGCTGTGCTGTGCATCGGCGCGGATGGGCGCTGTACGGCCGATGATCTGCCGGTGTTGCCGGAGACCTGGTCGGTGCTGGGCATCGATGTGCAACGCGGTTGCCTGCAGTTGGCGCAGGACAGAGAGCCGCGGGAGGAGATCTGCCTCAGCTGA
- a CDS encoding SRPBCC family protein, with product MGRWLDHSVTTEVQAPAEDVWAVWSDLEAMPKWMRWIESVKTLDDPDLTDWTLAAQGFRFHWKARITQRVEAQQLHWESVGGLPTKGAVRFYPESAERTLVKLSVSYELPRVLAPLMEPSILGGIVTKELQANLDRFRDLVEKGG from the coding sequence ATGGGACGCTGGCTAGACCACTCCGTCACCACTGAGGTTCAGGCACCGGCCGAGGACGTCTGGGCGGTGTGGAGCGATCTTGAGGCCATGCCCAAGTGGATGCGCTGGATCGAATCGGTGAAAACCCTGGATGATCCGGATCTCACCGACTGGACCCTGGCGGCCCAGGGTTTTCGGTTCCACTGGAAAGCGCGGATCACCCAACGGGTGGAGGCCCAGCAACTGCACTGGGAGTCCGTCGGTGGGCTTCCGACAAAAGGTGCTGTGCGCTTTTATCCCGAGTCGGCTGAGCGCACGTTGGTGAAGCTCAGCGTCAGCTATGAATTGCCCAGGGTTTTGGCACCGTTGATGGAGCCCAGCATCCTGGGGGGGATTGTCACGAAGGAACTGCAGGCCAACCTTGACCGTTTCCGGGATCTGGTGGAGAAGGGGGGCTAA